A single region of the Pseudokineococcus lusitanus genome encodes:
- a CDS encoding sugar phosphate isomerase/epimerase family protein gives MSAPAAAPALPATPFVVGYGTNGLADHRLPEALDLVAGLGYGGVGLTLDHHHLDPSGSTDDLRRRAAAVGDELRARDLVAVVETGGRYVLDPWRKHWPVLVGPDGTDSEPGREARVDLLHRAVLAAAALGAPVVSFWSGPLPAGSTPEEGTDRLLRSLAELVPVAEEAGVRLALEPEPGHHVAVLDDALAVLDALGRPAGLGLTLDVGHAVANEPRSPGATVRRAHALAPGALANVQLDDMRPGVHEHLPFGEGEVDLPDVLAALVEVGYTGLAAVELPRHGHAAPVVARRSRDALAAALAAALATTAIPRDPVEATP, from the coding sequence GTGAGCGCACCCGCCGCGGCCCCCGCCCTGCCGGCGACCCCCTTCGTCGTCGGCTACGGCACCAACGGCCTGGCCGACCACCGGCTGCCCGAGGCGCTCGACCTCGTCGCGGGGCTGGGCTACGGCGGCGTCGGCCTCACGCTCGACCACCACCACCTCGACCCGTCGGGCAGCACCGACGACCTGCGACGCCGCGCCGCGGCGGTGGGCGACGAGCTCCGCGCCCGCGACCTCGTGGCCGTCGTCGAGACCGGCGGCCGCTACGTCCTCGACCCGTGGCGCAAGCACTGGCCCGTGCTCGTCGGGCCGGACGGCACCGACTCCGAGCCCGGCCGCGAGGCCCGGGTCGACCTCCTGCACCGCGCCGTGCTGGCCGCCGCCGCGCTCGGCGCCCCGGTCGTCTCCTTCTGGAGCGGGCCGCTGCCGGCGGGCTCGACCCCCGAGGAGGGCACCGACCGGCTGCTGCGCTCCCTCGCCGAGCTCGTCCCCGTCGCCGAGGAGGCCGGCGTCCGGCTGGCCCTCGAGCCCGAGCCCGGCCACCACGTGGCCGTCCTCGACGACGCCCTCGCCGTCCTCGACGCCCTGGGACGCCCTGCGGGGCTGGGCCTCACGCTGGACGTCGGCCACGCCGTCGCCAACGAGCCGCGCAGCCCCGGCGCCACCGTCCGCCGCGCGCACGCGCTGGCCCCCGGGGCGCTGGCCAACGTCCAGCTCGACGACATGCGCCCCGGCGTCCACGAGCACCTGCCCTTCGGCGAGGGCGAGGTGGACCTGCCGGACGTGCTCGCCGCCCTCGTCGAGGTCGGGTACACCGGCCTGGCCGCCGTCGAGCTCCCCCGGCACGGCCACGCCGCGCCCGTCGTCGCCCGCCGCAGCCGGGACGCCCTCGCCGCGGCCCTCGCGGCGGCCCTCGCGACCACCGCCATCCCCCGAGACCCCGTGGAGGCCACCCCGTGA
- a CDS encoding ROK family protein — translation MTAPTRARPAATPDAGTAPATVPTIPPRAEGPVGPVGPADLPDDLVDGLVAVLDLVRRGVARTRPEVVRASGLGRSVVAGRVARLLELGVLDEHGTAPSSGGRAPRELALRHDAGVVLVAPLGASRLTVGVTDLAGTLLASLDEPASIADGPGPVLDRVDELFARLLDGLAAERGPVPVWGVGVGLPGPVEFLSGRPNRPPIMPGWDDADVRARLSERWDAPTWVDNDVNLMALGEVVARRHARQGRAPLGDRPDQPEDMLFVKVGTGIGAGLVARGRLLRGAHGCAGDIGHVEAPGGADVVCRCGNTGCLEAVAGGAALVRRAAEMAADGTSPALARLAAAAPGGLGVEEVVRAAQEGDRTSVEMVQASGHLVGQVLATLVNFFDPGLLVLGGRLGAGSDLLLASVRQGVYQRSLPLATRDLRVESAAAGDDPGLAGAAAMVLDELFGREQLRRWLPQGSPSGRRATAA, via the coding sequence ATGACCGCACCGACCCGTGCGCGTCCGGCAGCGACGCCGGACGCCGGCACGGCCCCCGCGACGGTGCCGACGATCCCCCCGCGCGCCGAGGGACCGGTCGGCCCGGTCGGCCCGGCCGACCTCCCCGACGACCTCGTCGACGGCCTCGTCGCCGTCCTCGACCTCGTCCGCCGGGGCGTCGCCCGCACCCGCCCCGAGGTCGTCCGCGCCTCCGGCCTCGGCCGCAGCGTCGTCGCCGGCCGCGTCGCCCGGCTGCTCGAGCTGGGCGTCCTCGACGAGCACGGCACGGCCCCGTCCAGCGGCGGCCGCGCCCCCCGCGAGCTCGCGCTGCGGCACGACGCCGGCGTCGTCCTCGTCGCCCCGCTCGGCGCCAGCCGCCTCACCGTGGGCGTCACCGACCTGGCCGGGACGCTGCTGGCCTCGCTCGACGAGCCCGCGAGCATCGCCGACGGACCGGGGCCCGTCCTCGACCGCGTCGACGAGCTCTTCGCCCGGCTGCTCGACGGCCTGGCGGCCGAGCGCGGCCCCGTCCCCGTCTGGGGCGTCGGCGTCGGGCTGCCCGGGCCGGTGGAGTTCCTCTCCGGCCGGCCCAACCGGCCGCCGATCATGCCCGGCTGGGACGACGCCGACGTCCGCGCCCGCCTGTCCGAGCGGTGGGACGCCCCCACGTGGGTCGACAACGACGTGAACCTCATGGCGCTCGGCGAGGTCGTCGCCCGGCGGCACGCCCGCCAGGGCCGCGCGCCGCTCGGCGACCGCCCGGACCAGCCCGAGGACATGCTCTTCGTCAAGGTCGGCACCGGCATCGGCGCCGGCCTCGTCGCCCGCGGGCGGCTGCTGCGCGGCGCGCACGGCTGCGCCGGCGACATCGGGCACGTCGAGGCACCGGGGGGCGCCGACGTCGTCTGCCGCTGCGGCAACACCGGCTGCCTCGAGGCGGTCGCGGGCGGGGCCGCCCTCGTCCGCCGGGCGGCCGAGATGGCCGCCGACGGCACGAGCCCGGCGCTGGCCCGGCTCGCCGCGGCGGCGCCGGGCGGGCTCGGCGTGGAGGAGGTCGTGCGCGCCGCCCAGGAGGGCGACCGCACGAGCGTCGAGATGGTCCAGGCCTCGGGGCACCTCGTCGGCCAGGTCCTCGCCACGCTCGTCAACTTCTTCGACCCGGGCCTGCTCGTCCTCGGCGGGCGGCTCGGCGCCGGCTCCGACCTGCTGCTCGCCTCGGTGCGGCAGGGCGTCTACCAGCGCTCGCTGCCGCTGGCGACGCGCGACCTCCGCGTGGAGAGCGCCGCCGCGGGCGACGACCCCGGCCTCGCCGGCGCCGCCGCGATGGTCCTCGACGAGCTCTTCGGGCGGGAGCAGCTGCGCCGCTGGCTGCCGCAGGGCTCGCCGTCCGGGCGCCGCGCGACGGCGGCCTGA
- a CDS encoding EboA domain-containing protein yields the protein MSSTRPDDAHGWSLARWAEPGDGADAWRRALAARLGDGSGAGDGAGDVRARWQRLLDRADAGTPVDVLLPAVGRSVGRGPLVPGADPLGPEGLLGTVDDLARALLVTDAVTAGRVGTTGVPSLHERADATERRGLLRSAAALPGGAVPAALVEDALRANDTRLVAAAVGPCADVLDDEVWRQAVLKCLFVGVPLSCVHRLADRADERLAEMAARYVAERVAAGRPVPVDVPAVLPAGSPALAQAGLDDAAQHGAPDRLAAAAAARALLGVAPPAHPTAAEEAR from the coding sequence GTGAGCAGCACCAGGCCCGACGACGCCCACGGCTGGTCGCTGGCCCGCTGGGCCGAGCCCGGAGACGGCGCCGACGCCTGGCGGCGGGCGCTGGCCGCGCGGCTCGGTGACGGCTCCGGGGCGGGCGACGGCGCGGGCGACGTCCGCGCGCGGTGGCAGCGGCTGCTCGACCGGGCCGACGCCGGCACCCCCGTCGACGTGCTGCTGCCCGCCGTCGGTCGGTCGGTGGGCCGCGGCCCGCTCGTCCCCGGCGCGGACCCGCTGGGCCCCGAGGGCCTGCTCGGGACGGTCGACGACCTCGCCCGCGCCCTGCTCGTCACCGACGCCGTCACGGCGGGCCGGGTCGGCACCACCGGGGTCCCCTCGCTCCACGAGCGCGCCGACGCCACGGAGCGCCGCGGCCTCCTGCGGTCGGCCGCCGCGCTGCCCGGCGGCGCCGTCCCCGCCGCGCTCGTCGAGGACGCGCTGCGCGCCAACGACACCCGGCTCGTCGCCGCCGCCGTCGGCCCGTGCGCCGACGTGCTGGACGACGAGGTGTGGCGCCAGGCGGTGCTCAAGTGCCTCTTCGTCGGCGTGCCGCTGTCCTGCGTCCACCGGCTCGCCGACCGTGCGGACGAGCGCCTCGCCGAGATGGCGGCCCGCTACGTCGCCGAGCGCGTCGCCGCCGGGCGGCCCGTGCCCGTCGACGTGCCGGCCGTCCTGCCCGCCGGCTCGCCCGCGCTGGCGCAGGCCGGCCTCGACGACGCCGCCCAGCACGGCGCCCCGGACCGGCTCGCCGCCGCGGCCGCCGCCCGCGCGCTGCTCGGCGTCGCGCCCCCCGCCCACCCCACCGCCGCCGAGGAGGCCCGCTGA
- a CDS encoding substrate-binding domain-containing protein has protein sequence MSTTTTRRRPWMLAASSLAVGSLLLTGCVSNEPAGTTDDAAGEAVQAATANNEPGDTVTIGFTAPAADHGWMSAITRAAQDRAEQFEDVDLQVAEGTNDVNLQIAAVETFINNGVDAIVILPFDGAALTDVATQAMEQGITVINVDREFTSPFAARATVLGDNYGMGVSAGTYMCEQLGDNPDAVIAEIAGIDSLPLTQDRSQGFADALADCGLEVSNRVAADFTVQGGQTQAANLLSAAPQIDAIWNHDDDQGVGVLAAIEQAGRDEFFMVGGAGSANVMREIQEGDSVLQATVVYPSTQAADGVSLARLVEQEKDMDDLVSSQVPRQVQLFAPVVTADNVDQYLDTAFES, from the coding sequence ATGTCCACCACCACGACCCGCCGCCGCCCCTGGATGCTCGCGGCGAGCTCGCTGGCCGTCGGCTCGCTCCTGCTCACCGGCTGCGTCTCCAACGAGCCGGCGGGCACGACCGACGACGCGGCCGGCGAGGCCGTCCAGGCGGCGACCGCCAACAACGAGCCCGGTGACACGGTCACCATCGGCTTCACGGCGCCGGCCGCCGACCACGGCTGGATGTCGGCCATCACGCGGGCCGCCCAGGACCGCGCCGAGCAGTTCGAGGACGTCGACCTGCAGGTCGCCGAGGGCACCAACGACGTCAACCTGCAGATCGCCGCCGTCGAGACCTTCATCAACAACGGCGTCGACGCCATCGTCATCCTCCCCTTCGACGGCGCCGCCCTCACCGACGTGGCCACGCAGGCCATGGAGCAGGGCATCACGGTCATCAACGTCGACCGCGAGTTCACCTCCCCCTTCGCCGCCCGCGCCACGGTGCTCGGCGACAACTACGGCATGGGCGTCTCGGCCGGCACGTACATGTGCGAGCAGCTGGGCGACAACCCCGACGCCGTCATCGCCGAGATCGCCGGCATCGACTCCCTCCCGCTGACGCAGGACCGCAGCCAGGGCTTCGCCGACGCGCTGGCCGACTGCGGTCTCGAGGTCAGCAACCGCGTCGCCGCGGACTTCACCGTCCAGGGCGGCCAGACGCAGGCGGCCAACCTCCTCTCGGCCGCCCCGCAGATCGACGCCATCTGGAACCACGACGACGACCAGGGCGTCGGCGTCCTCGCGGCCATCGAGCAGGCCGGGCGCGACGAGTTCTTCATGGTCGGCGGCGCCGGCTCCGCCAACGTCATGCGCGAGATCCAGGAGGGCGACTCCGTCCTCCAGGCCACCGTCGTCTACCCGTCCACGCAGGCGGCCGACGGCGTCAGCCTGGCCCGCCTCGTCGAGCAGGAGAAGGACATGGACGACCTGGTCTCCAGCCAGGTCCCGCGCCAGGTCCAGCTCTTCGCGCCCGTCGTGACGGCCGACAACGTGGACCAGTACCTGGACACCGCGTTCGAGTCCTGA
- a CDS encoding SCO3242 family prenyltransferase, with the protein MSTVPAGGLGTWREWAELVRLPAVVSVPGDALVGLAAAGGPGGRGAAARAAATPLASVCLYWGGMVLNDWADRELDAVERPERPLPSGRVDPRAALAAAAGLTAAGVGVAGLTGGRRSAGCAALLAAGVWTYDLVGKSSPLAPASMAVTRLLDVVLGATAAAPGLPLGAALRPAALPALSVGLHTLAVTDLARGEVHGASPATARRAAAVSAAAGVASAAAGVAAAVGAVRRGTGRTSAVAGAALGVAASAAHVARLVPVQAAAGTGSGGDARSATVAGLKALVTLQASLLAGLRQPVTAAGVLALGAGGKALRRWGSAT; encoded by the coding sequence ATGAGCACCGTGCCCGCCGGCGGGCTCGGCACGTGGCGCGAGTGGGCCGAGCTCGTCCGGCTGCCCGCCGTCGTCTCCGTGCCCGGCGACGCCCTCGTGGGCCTCGCCGCCGCCGGCGGGCCCGGAGGCCGCGGCGCCGCGGCCCGCGCCGCCGCGACGCCGCTCGCGTCCGTCTGCCTCTACTGGGGCGGGATGGTGCTCAACGACTGGGCCGACCGGGAGCTCGACGCCGTCGAGCGGCCCGAGCGGCCGCTGCCCAGCGGCCGCGTGGACCCGCGGGCCGCGCTCGCCGCCGCGGCCGGGCTCACCGCGGCGGGGGTCGGCGTCGCGGGCCTCACCGGCGGTCGCCGGTCCGCCGGGTGCGCCGCGCTCCTCGCCGCGGGCGTCTGGACCTACGACCTCGTCGGCAAGAGCAGCCCGCTCGCGCCGGCCAGCATGGCCGTCACGCGGCTGCTCGACGTCGTCCTCGGGGCGACGGCGGCCGCACCGGGCCTCCCCCTCGGCGCCGCGCTCCGCCCGGCGGCGCTGCCGGCGCTGTCGGTCGGGCTGCACACGCTCGCCGTCACCGACCTCGCCCGGGGCGAGGTCCACGGCGCGTCGCCCGCGACCGCCCGGCGGGCCGCCGCGGTGTCGGCCGCCGCCGGCGTCGCCTCCGCCGCCGCGGGCGTGGCCGCCGCCGTCGGCGCCGTCCGGCGGGGCACCGGCCGGACGTCCGCCGTGGCCGGCGCGGCGCTCGGCGTCGCCGCCTCCGCCGCGCACGTCGCGCGGCTCGTGCCCGTGCAGGCCGCCGCCGGCACCGGCTCCGGGGGCGACGCCCGGTCGGCGACCGTCGCGGGCCTCAAGGCCCTCGTCACGCTCCAGGCCTCGCTGCTCGCCGGTCTGCGGCAGCCGGTCACGGCCGCCGGCGTCCTCGCCCTCGGCGCGGGCGGCAAGGCCCTGCGCCGCTGGGGCTCCGCCACGTGA
- a CDS encoding inositol-3-phosphate synthase, whose protein sequence is MTDDSDLTTGTAGGTGGVGVWFVGAKGSVATTALLGAHALRARLAGPTGMVTELPALEGAHLVGLDDLVTGGHDLSEVPYRKRAELLASQRVVPRELVDALGDALDAADAEVLVPATAATVGEGGQAAVVDALVRDLRDFVRRHDLARLVVVDVSSTQPPLDPSDETLAADLATPESVRSAWEAGRSPLPLSATYAWAAFEVGASFVAFTPSPGVDLPAVAEQGRRAGATWAGSDGKTGETLMKSVLAPMFVQRALHVDSWASFNLLGGGDGQTLADPEAVRSKTATKAAGLAAMVGRPVPGPLHIDNVPDFGDWKTAWDHIGFTGFLGTRMTLQFTWAGCDSALAAPLVLDLVRLVAAAAEAGRTGAVTELGFFFKNPSGSDEHALGEQWRALLGLAEELGRR, encoded by the coding sequence ATGACGGACGACAGCGACCTCACGACCGGGACCGCCGGCGGCACGGGAGGGGTGGGCGTCTGGTTCGTGGGCGCCAAGGGGTCGGTGGCCACCACCGCCCTGCTCGGCGCGCACGCCCTGCGCGCCCGCCTGGCCGGGCCCACCGGCATGGTCACCGAGCTGCCCGCGCTCGAGGGCGCGCACCTCGTCGGCCTCGACGACCTCGTCACCGGCGGGCACGACCTCTCGGAGGTCCCCTACCGCAAGCGCGCCGAGCTCCTCGCGAGCCAGCGCGTCGTGCCGCGCGAGCTCGTCGACGCCCTCGGCGACGCGCTCGACGCCGCGGACGCGGAGGTCCTCGTTCCCGCCACCGCCGCCACCGTGGGCGAGGGGGGCCAGGCCGCCGTCGTCGACGCGCTCGTCCGCGACCTGCGCGACTTCGTCCGCCGCCACGACCTCGCCCGGCTCGTCGTCGTCGACGTCTCGAGCACGCAGCCGCCCCTCGACCCGTCGGACGAGACCCTGGCCGCGGACCTCGCGACGCCGGAGTCGGTCCGCTCCGCGTGGGAGGCCGGCCGCTCGCCGCTGCCCCTCTCGGCGACGTACGCCTGGGCCGCCTTCGAGGTCGGCGCCTCCTTCGTCGCCTTCACCCCGAGCCCCGGCGTCGACCTGCCGGCCGTGGCCGAGCAGGGCCGCCGCGCCGGCGCGACCTGGGCGGGCAGCGACGGCAAGACGGGCGAGACCCTGATGAAGTCGGTCCTCGCGCCGATGTTCGTCCAGCGGGCGCTGCACGTGGACTCGTGGGCCTCCTTCAACCTCCTCGGCGGCGGCGACGGGCAGACCCTCGCCGACCCCGAGGCGGTGCGCAGCAAGACCGCGACGAAGGCCGCCGGCCTCGCGGCGATGGTCGGGCGGCCCGTCCCGGGCCCCCTGCACATCGACAACGTGCCGGACTTCGGCGACTGGAAGACGGCCTGGGACCACATCGGCTTCACGGGCTTCCTCGGGACGCGGATGACGCTGCAGTTCACGTGGGCCGGGTGCGACTCGGCCCTCGCGGCGCCGCTCGTGCTCGACCTCGTCCGCCTCGTCGCGGCCGCCGCCGAGGCCGGCCGCACCGGCGCGGTGACGGAGCTGGGCTTCTTCTTCAAGAACCCCTCCGGCAGCGACGAGCACGCGCTGGGCGAGCAGTGGCGCGCCCTCCTCGGTCTCGCCGAGGAGCTCGGCCGCCGATGA
- a CDS encoding TatD family hydrolase, whose product MRIFDPHIHMTSRTTDDYEAMAAAGVAALVEPAFWLGQPRTNVGSFLDYFDGLLGWERFRASQFGVAHHCTIALNPKEANDPRCTPVLDELPRYLEKDGVVAVGEIGFDSMTAAEEDAFARQLAMAVEHGLPAMVHTPHRDKAAGTRRTLELVEASGIAADAVVVDHLNETTLADVDAAGCWMGFSVYPETKMDEHRMVRILLERGPERVLVNSAADWGRSDPLKTRKVGEAMLVAGFSEDDVDRVLWRNPVEFFGRSGRLLLDDVRTELGAEFEGSSVLRGPRSPRP is encoded by the coding sequence ATGAGGATCTTCGACCCGCACATCCACATGACGTCGCGCACGACCGACGACTACGAGGCGATGGCCGCCGCCGGCGTCGCCGCGCTCGTCGAGCCGGCCTTCTGGCTCGGCCAGCCGCGCACGAACGTCGGCTCCTTCCTCGACTACTTCGACGGGCTGCTGGGCTGGGAGCGCTTCCGCGCCTCGCAGTTCGGCGTGGCGCACCACTGCACGATCGCGCTGAACCCCAAGGAGGCCAACGACCCCCGCTGCACGCCCGTCCTCGACGAGCTGCCGCGCTACCTCGAGAAGGACGGCGTCGTGGCCGTCGGCGAGATCGGCTTCGACTCGATGACGGCCGCGGAGGAGGACGCCTTCGCGCGCCAGCTGGCGATGGCCGTCGAGCACGGGCTGCCCGCCATGGTCCACACCCCCCACCGCGACAAGGCGGCGGGCACCCGGCGCACGCTCGAGCTCGTCGAGGCCTCGGGGATCGCCGCGGACGCCGTCGTCGTCGACCACCTCAACGAGACGACCCTCGCGGACGTCGACGCGGCCGGCTGCTGGATGGGCTTCTCCGTCTACCCCGAGACGAAGATGGACGAGCACCGGATGGTGCGGATCCTCCTCGAGCGCGGCCCGGAGCGGGTGCTCGTCAACTCCGCCGCCGACTGGGGCCGCAGCGACCCGCTGAAGACCCGGAAGGTCGGCGAGGCGATGCTCGTCGCGGGCTTCTCCGAGGACGACGTCGACCGCGTCCTGTGGCGCAACCCCGTCGAGTTCTTCGGCCGCAGCGGCCGTCTGCTCCTCGACGACGTCCGCACCGAGCTGGGGGCCGAGTTCGAGGGCAGCTCCGTGCTGCGCGGCCCCCGCAGCCCCCGGCCGTGA
- a CDS encoding sugar ABC transporter ATP-binding protein has product MRDELLRMTGIVKHFPGAKALDGVDLVVRAGEVHCVLGQNGAGKSTLIKVLAGAHAPTAGEITWQGQPLTLANPVAAIKAGIATMYQELDVVDGLTVADNIYLGHEMSTAGVTKRREVERHTKELLARLGHSEIKPGTEVGSLSAAGKQIVSMARALSHDAKLIIMDEPSAVLDSEEVDNLFRTVRDLTAAGVGIVYISHRLEEIREIGDRITVIKDGRSVATDLAVADVPTPELIRLMTGRTVEGFPQRPALPADAAELLVVDGLAADGVFEDVSFTVRAGEVVGLAGLVGAGRSEILETVYGARKATAGSVRVGDKKLRAGSVAAAVGAGVGLAPEERKSQGLLLGEPIYRNITLTSFARFAKGGLLDEKAERAAATEQIKAMELRPADPDRVIGTLSGGNQQKAMLARWLVHGCRVLLLDEPTRGVDVGARAEIYALINQLAASGAAVVVVSSEIPEVLGLADRVLVISDGRVVHTGPADQIDEHGVLDLVMEGRAA; this is encoded by the coding sequence ATGCGGGACGAGCTGCTCCGCATGACCGGGATCGTCAAGCACTTCCCCGGCGCCAAGGCCCTGGACGGCGTGGACCTCGTGGTCCGTGCCGGCGAGGTGCACTGCGTGCTCGGCCAGAACGGCGCCGGCAAGTCGACGCTCATCAAGGTCCTCGCGGGGGCGCACGCGCCCACCGCCGGCGAGATCACCTGGCAGGGGCAGCCGCTCACGCTGGCCAACCCTGTCGCGGCCATCAAGGCCGGCATCGCGACGATGTACCAGGAGCTCGACGTCGTCGACGGCCTCACGGTGGCCGACAACATCTACCTGGGCCACGAGATGTCGACGGCCGGGGTGACGAAGCGGCGCGAGGTCGAGCGGCACACGAAGGAGCTGCTCGCGCGCCTCGGCCACAGCGAGATCAAGCCGGGCACCGAGGTCGGCTCCCTCTCGGCGGCGGGCAAGCAGATCGTCAGCATGGCCCGCGCCCTCTCGCACGACGCGAAGCTCATCATCATGGACGAGCCGTCCGCGGTGCTGGACTCCGAGGAGGTCGACAACCTCTTCCGCACCGTCCGCGACCTCACCGCGGCGGGCGTCGGCATCGTCTACATCTCCCACCGCCTCGAGGAGATCCGCGAGATCGGCGACCGGATCACGGTCATCAAGGACGGCCGCTCCGTCGCCACCGACCTCGCCGTGGCCGACGTCCCCACCCCCGAGCTCATCCGGCTCATGACCGGCCGCACCGTCGAGGGCTTCCCCCAGCGCCCGGCCCTGCCGGCCGACGCCGCGGAGCTGCTCGTCGTCGACGGGCTCGCCGCGGACGGCGTCTTCGAGGACGTCTCCTTCACCGTCCGCGCCGGCGAGGTCGTCGGCCTCGCGGGGCTCGTGGGCGCCGGCCGCTCGGAGATCCTCGAGACGGTCTACGGCGCGCGGAAGGCGACCGCCGGCAGCGTGCGCGTGGGTGACAAGAAGCTGCGCGCCGGGTCCGTCGCCGCCGCGGTCGGCGCGGGCGTCGGTCTGGCGCCCGAGGAGCGCAAGAGCCAGGGCCTGCTCCTCGGCGAGCCGATCTACCGCAACATCACGCTGACGTCCTTCGCCCGCTTCGCCAAGGGCGGCCTGCTCGACGAGAAGGCCGAGCGGGCCGCGGCCACCGAGCAGATCAAGGCCATGGAGCTGCGGCCGGCCGACCCGGACCGGGTCATCGGCACGCTGTCGGGCGGCAACCAGCAGAAGGCGATGCTCGCCCGCTGGCTCGTCCACGGCTGCCGCGTCCTGCTCCTCGACGAGCCCACCCGCGGCGTCGACGTCGGCGCCCGGGCCGAGATCTACGCCCTCATCAACCAGCTGGCCGCCTCCGGCGCGGCCGTCGTCGTGGTCTCCAGCGAGATCCCCGAGGTCCTCGGGCTCGCCGACCGCGTGCTGGTCATCTCCGACGGGCGGGTCGTCCACACCGGCCCCGCCGACCAGATCGACGAGCACGGGGTCCTCGACCTCGTCATGGAAGGACGCGCGGCATGA
- a CDS encoding ABC transporter permease, with amino-acid sequence MSQNTPDLATAGSVPPDDKNGGSPTPLERRGATPGAGPMPPGAEGNAVTRLLGSDTGRTLGLVAVLVLIVVAGIATAGGQFASVPTLITILNLAAVIGVVSIGMTFVITGGGIDLSVGSLVGLSSIWASTVATQTIAANSHWSVMVFTAVAVGAVAGLVTGAVIAYGKVVAFIATLAMLIAARGLAELIAQNRTQIVTVDGYSDALTGRVLGVPVLVWIFALVSLAGWFLLNRTTFGRRTIAVGGNPEAARLAGIKVQRHTMYLYALSGVCSGLGGAMILARVNSGSSTNGTLYELDAIAAVVIGGTLLAGGRGTIMGTVLGVLIFATLTNVFVQNNLSISTQSIAKGAIIVVAVLLQQRLAARRTPRKAG; translated from the coding sequence ATGAGCCAGAACACGCCCGACCTGGCGACGGCGGGGTCCGTCCCGCCGGACGACAAGAACGGCGGGAGCCCGACGCCGCTGGAGCGCCGCGGTGCGACGCCGGGCGCCGGTCCCATGCCCCCGGGGGCCGAGGGCAACGCGGTGACCCGCCTCCTGGGCAGCGACACCGGGCGCACGCTCGGTCTCGTGGCCGTGCTCGTGCTCATCGTCGTCGCCGGCATCGCGACGGCGGGCGGCCAGTTCGCCAGCGTGCCGACCCTCATCACGATCCTCAACCTGGCCGCGGTCATCGGCGTCGTCAGCATCGGCATGACCTTCGTCATCACCGGTGGCGGGATCGACCTGTCGGTCGGCTCGCTCGTGGGGCTGTCCTCCATCTGGGCCTCCACGGTGGCCACGCAGACCATCGCGGCCAACAGCCACTGGTCCGTCATGGTCTTCACGGCGGTCGCCGTCGGCGCGGTGGCCGGTCTCGTGACCGGGGCGGTCATCGCCTACGGCAAGGTCGTCGCCTTCATCGCGACGCTCGCCATGCTCATCGCGGCCCGGGGCCTCGCCGAGCTGATCGCCCAGAACCGCACGCAGATCGTCACGGTCGACGGCTACTCCGACGCCCTGACGGGTCGGGTGCTCGGCGTCCCGGTGCTCGTGTGGATCTTCGCGCTGGTCTCCCTCGCCGGCTGGTTCCTCCTCAACCGGACGACCTTCGGCCGCCGCACCATCGCGGTCGGTGGTAACCCCGAGGCCGCGCGCCTCGCCGGCATCAAGGTGCAGCGGCACACGATGTACCTCTACGCCCTCTCGGGCGTCTGCTCCGGGCTCGGCGGCGCCATGATCCTGGCGCGCGTCAACTCCGGCTCGTCGACGAACGGCACCCTCTACGAGCTCGACGCCATCGCGGCCGTCGTCATCGGCGGCACCCTCCTCGCCGGTGGCCGCGGCACGATCATGGGCACCGTCCTCGGCGTCCTCATCTTCGCGACGCTGACCAACGTCTTCGTCCAGAACAACCTGTCGATCTCCACGCAGTCCATCGCCAAGGGCGCCATCATCGTCGTGGCCGTCCTCCTGCAGCAGCGCCTCGCGGCGCGCCGGACACCCCGCAAGGCCGGGTAG